The Mycolicibacterium mageritense genome contains a region encoding:
- a CDS encoding DUF6939 family protein has translation MLTVALRSRAQANRWPAGVVIHDVTSRGPEPWVKFSPFYPHGGIPVPFTPGRTAMSVEGIWQALKVFADDDVDESKLDVTTMRGLKRTERRYGRTRRLSPLGWWEFGDGAEVGGDVQAVSVPVLGWAIA, from the coding sequence ATGTTGACCGTTGCACTTCGAAGTCGCGCCCAAGCCAACCGGTGGCCGGCAGGCGTCGTGATTCACGACGTCACATCCCGCGGTCCCGAGCCGTGGGTGAAGTTCAGTCCGTTTTATCCCCATGGCGGGATCCCTGTGCCGTTCACACCAGGTCGCACAGCGATGTCGGTGGAAGGTATCTGGCAGGCCCTCAAGGTCTTCGCCGACGACGATGTTGACGAATCCAAGCTTGATGTCACAACGATGCGGGGCCTGAAGCGCACAGAACGGCGGTATGGCCGAACTCGGCGGCTAAGTCCCCTGGGGTGGTGGGAATTCGGGGACGGGGCTGAGGTGGGCGGAGATGTTCAGGCCGTGTCGGTGCCGGTGTTGGGGTGGGCCATCGCGTAG
- a CDS encoding DUF6939 family protein, whose protein sequence is MITTREPRQIRSPPLPGTLSRTLGHRCGLNDSGELLSYVEARRKIYLPSYRWVLDHCIGRLVDKLRAEAKRHPVVLLDYTTNGNVEDTHRPLSHAALVVRYLENDWPGER, encoded by the coding sequence TTGATCACAACGCGTGAACCACGCCAGATCCGAAGTCCACCACTCCCCGGGACGCTATCCCGAACTCTCGGTCATCGGTGCGGACTCAACGACAGCGGCGAGTTACTCAGTTATGTTGAGGCTAGGCGAAAGATCTACCTCCCGTCTTATCGATGGGTACTCGACCATTGCATCGGCCGGCTCGTTGACAAGCTCCGGGCAGAGGCCAAGCGACATCCGGTCGTGCTGCTTGACTACACGACCAACGGCAATGTTGAGGACACACACCGGCCGTTATCTCATGCCGCGCTTGTTGTTCGCTACCTCGAAAACGACTGGCCTGGGGAGCGGTGA
- a CDS encoding helix-turn-helix domain-containing protein, translating into MTRRGRKRRLVLEDEYWKLILDGVPTVEACRQIGIGRKTGYRWRAEAGGLPRAQSADR; encoded by the coding sequence ATGACGCGACGAGGCCGCAAGCGACGGCTGGTGTTGGAAGATGAGTACTGGAAGCTGATCCTCGACGGGGTGCCGACGGTGGAGGCCTGCCGGCAAATCGGGATCGGCCGCAAGACGGGGTATCGTTGGCGCGCCGAAGCGGGCGGCCTGCCGCGGGCCCAGAGTGCCGATCGCTGA
- a CDS encoding HNH endonuclease signature motif containing protein, whose protein sequence is MDDGPLLAVLAAAVTARNLFDYVIAQAVAAAERAGIPTRKRLHSGAQLLTDLGVSPAAAYQAARVGRAAHTLPTLTAQQRLGALGIDFVDAVGKGVKHINRRGELSDQERAQVVRTLMIQTTPTGVGKKAREIAIAHTAAQPSPDEQGVPVAENTDLNEMTLHQNDEGRVNATLDLDALTGEELFAALDPLCRPVPLPDGSPDPRSTQQRRADAFGQLVRTYLSGSGRPSSGGVLPHVTLIRPATATTVAAGGGMFGEERGVDMLGFTGPISTVTADLIACDSTTGTVLIDHNGAPLDVGRSERLFPPHIRKALAIRDRGCAFPGCGRPVSWCDAHHINPWGAGGVTCVDNGVLFCRCHHTMIHHSDWQVYLGADRHPWFIPPYDRSGPEPPHLRSHARRTLTLMPAAA, encoded by the coding sequence GTGGATGACGGGCCGTTGTTGGCGGTGTTGGCCGCTGCGGTGACTGCCCGGAATCTGTTCGATTATGTGATCGCGCAGGCGGTCGCCGCCGCCGAGCGTGCCGGGATCCCGACACGCAAGCGTCTACATTCGGGGGCGCAGTTGTTGACCGATCTCGGGGTGTCCCCCGCCGCGGCGTACCAAGCCGCCCGAGTCGGGCGGGCCGCGCACACCCTGCCCACGCTCACCGCTCAACAACGCCTCGGGGCACTCGGTATCGACTTCGTCGACGCGGTCGGTAAAGGTGTCAAGCACATCAACCGCCGGGGCGAACTATCCGATCAGGAACGGGCGCAGGTGGTGCGCACGTTGATGATCCAGACCACGCCCACAGGGGTGGGCAAGAAGGCCCGCGAGATCGCGATCGCCCACACCGCCGCCCAACCATCCCCGGATGAGCAGGGGGTGCCGGTCGCGGAAAACACCGACCTCAACGAGATGACCCTGCACCAGAACGACGAAGGACGAGTCAACGCCACCCTGGATCTGGATGCACTCACCGGGGAAGAACTGTTCGCCGCACTGGACCCGTTGTGCCGGCCGGTCCCACTGCCCGACGGATCCCCCGATCCCCGCTCGACGCAGCAGCGTCGCGCCGATGCGTTCGGGCAGCTGGTGCGCACCTATCTGTCCGGTTCCGGGCGTCCCAGCTCCGGTGGGGTTCTGCCGCACGTCACCCTGATCCGGCCCGCGACCGCCACGACGGTGGCCGCAGGCGGAGGGATGTTCGGTGAGGAACGCGGTGTGGATATGCTCGGGTTCACCGGGCCGATCAGCACCGTCACCGCCGACCTCATTGCGTGTGACAGCACCACGGGAACCGTGCTCATCGACCACAACGGTGCACCGCTGGATGTGGGGCGCAGTGAGCGGTTGTTCCCGCCGCACATCCGTAAAGCGTTGGCGATACGCGACCGTGGATGCGCGTTTCCGGGCTGCGGCAGACCCGTGTCCTGGTGCGACGCGCACCATATAAACCCTTGGGGTGCAGGGGGAGTCACCTGTGTCGACAACGGCGTGCTGTTCTGCCGGTGTCACCACACCATGATTCACCACAGTGACTGGCAGGTCTATCTCGGCGCTGATCGCCACCCGTGGTTCATCCCGCCGT